The Desulfobulbaceae bacterium genome has a segment encoding these proteins:
- a CDS encoding response regulator, which produces MTEKIPVLLVVDDRPDNLFIIEQLVAEYIPTCIVHTASNADMAVKMALEYHPDGILSDIQMPGKNGIELCRQLKQIHQTSQIPVLLITAHTSDSNLRVQGLEAGADDFIPRPIDNLELAARIKVMFRIKHMQDQLITAKADLEKKVEERTKELSAMNKALIQEVKERTKAENHLREKEEMISLLLNSTAEGIYGIDKEGICVFCNPACLNLFGYQEKEELLGKNIHEIVHHTRENGSSCSFDECRSQRVLKGEKSFLNDNDVMWKADGSSFEVEYWCHPMKKNMDIIGEVISFVDISDRRKIEREKKDIEGRLNQAQKMEAIGTLAGGIAHDFNNILGVILGFSQMAKEDAPPGTKYQEDLDKVLSAANRAKDLVKQILAFSRQAQVDRIPMKMQPLIKEGLKMLRSSIPTTISITENIDPKSGTVLADPTQIHQILMNLCTNAYHAMETTGGELSVTLETTFIDTDDQTMLLQVTPGENIVLTVSDTGSGIGPDVIEKIFDPYFTTKEIGKGSGMGLAIIHGIMKEYGGAITVDSQLGKGSTFHVYIPVIQKDAIPEIKGSDDLPEGRERILFIDDEELLAEMGKDMLGRLGYHVTVRRSSIEALATFQNTPNDFDMVITDQTMPDMTGSDLARRMMQIRPDIPIILCTGYSNLIDEDSAKGLGIKEFALKPMTKGTISKLIRKVLDGQ; this is translated from the coding sequence ATGACTGAAAAAATACCGGTTTTGCTGGTTGTCGATGACCGACCAGACAACCTCTTCATCATTGAGCAACTGGTCGCCGAATACATACCTACCTGCATCGTTCATACCGCATCTAATGCTGATATGGCTGTGAAAATGGCTCTGGAATACCACCCCGATGGCATTTTAAGTGATATTCAAATGCCGGGAAAAAATGGTATTGAACTGTGCCGTCAATTAAAGCAAATCCACCAAACCAGTCAAATCCCTGTGCTGCTCATCACAGCCCACACGTCCGACTCTAATTTGCGCGTCCAGGGATTGGAGGCGGGGGCTGATGATTTCATTCCCAGACCCATTGACAACCTGGAACTTGCCGCCCGTATCAAGGTAATGTTTCGAATAAAACATATGCAAGATCAACTTATTACGGCTAAAGCTGATCTTGAAAAAAAGGTAGAGGAGCGTACTAAAGAATTGTCTGCGATGAATAAGGCACTGATACAAGAGGTCAAGGAACGAACCAAGGCAGAAAACCACTTGAGAGAAAAAGAAGAAATGATTTCTTTATTATTAAATTCTACCGCTGAAGGCATTTATGGAATTGATAAAGAGGGAATCTGTGTTTTTTGCAACCCTGCTTGTTTAAACTTATTCGGCTATCAAGAAAAGGAAGAGTTACTCGGAAAGAATATTCACGAAATCGTTCACCATACAAGAGAGAACGGTTCAAGTTGTTCATTTGACGAATGTAGATCTCAACGGGTGCTCAAAGGTGAAAAATCTTTTCTTAATGACAATGATGTCATGTGGAAGGCAGATGGCAGCAGTTTTGAGGTAGAATACTGGTGTCATCCAATGAAAAAAAATATGGATATTATTGGTGAGGTAATATCCTTCGTTGATATATCGGACCGCAGGAAGATAGAAAGGGAAAAAAAAGATATTGAAGGGCGACTCAATCAAGCCCAAAAGATGGAGGCCATTGGCACCCTTGCTGGCGGCATAGCCCATGATTTTAATAATATCCTTGGTGTGATTCTTGGCTTTAGCCAGATGGCTAAAGAAGATGCTCCTCCAGGAACAAAATATCAAGAAGACCTTGATAAGGTATTATCTGCCGCAAATAGAGCAAAAGACCTGGTGAAACAGATCCTTGCCTTTAGCCGCCAAGCTCAGGTTGATCGCATACCAATGAAAATGCAACCACTCATTAAAGAGGGACTGAAGATGCTCCGGTCTTCAATTCCAACCACGATAAGCATTACCGAAAACATAGATCCAAAGAGCGGAACCGTCCTGGCTGATCCAACTCAAATTCATCAGATTTTGATGAATCTCTGCACCAACGCTTACCATGCTATGGAAACCACAGGTGGAGAGCTTTCAGTGACCTTGGAGACCACTTTCATCGACACGGATGATCAAACAATGCTTTTGCAAGTTACCCCAGGTGAAAACATTGTACTTACTGTGTCCGATACGGGAAGCGGCATTGGGCCTGATGTTATTGAAAAGATATTCGACCCTTATTTTACCACCAAAGAGATTGGCAAAGGCTCGGGTATGGGTCTGGCAATTATTCACGGAATAATGAAAGAGTACGGCGGAGCGATTACAGTTGATAGCCAGTTAGGTAAAGGATCGACTTTTCATGTTTACATTCCAGTAATTCAAAAGGACGCCATACCAGAAATAAAAGGATCTGACGATCTGCCAGAAGGCAGGGAGCGGATCTTGTTCATTGATGACGAGGAACTTCTCGCTGAAATGGGTAAGGATATGCTTGGACGGTTGGGCTACCATGTAACTGTCCGACGTAGCAGTATTGAAGCACTGGCGACATTCCAGAATACTCCAAACGATTTTGACATGGTCATAACAGATCAGACCATGCCAGACATGACGGGTTCAGACCTCGCCAGACGAATGATGCAGATACGGCCCGATATTCCGATTATCCTTTGTACCGGATACAGTAATCTTATTGATGAAGATTCGGCAAAGGGTTTGGGGATAAAAGAGTTTGCCTTAAAACCTATGACCAAAGGTACCATTTCCAAGCTGATCCGGAAAGTGTTGGATGGCCAGTGA